In one Achromobacter spanius genomic region, the following are encoded:
- a CDS encoding cation:proton antiporter, whose product MDVGFLVFGLAGLLTLVCFMPPLAGRLKLPYSVLLAIVGCLLGIIIHVHGWAPSWIADFLDSLERFEISSETFLMVFLPVLLFETALAMNVRRLMDDIGPILMMAIVAVVVCTVVVGVTLDAISSYGLVVCLLLGAIVATTDPVAVVGIFREVGAPKRLTTLVEGESLFNDAASIALYSVLLAVLSGHGELTVSGIFNDFIVHFIGGGVAGFAMGRLACFLFAWLRGFPTAEITLTLTLAYLSFFISEHYLNVSGVVATVIAGLVVGSTGRTRMSPTTFEYLSSAWGQFGFWANSLIFLFAAMLIPKLMAAADWQELLLVAVVFVATLVARAIVVFGLLPLLGLTRLGTKVSNPYKVVMLWGGLRGAVSLALALAVTEQTGVPEEARQFIAVATTSYVLLTLFINGISLRPLIRMLGLNQLSSVERTIRNQALAVALEDLQDKTDEVAKTEHIGNEVRDRIRAVFDASLTSVHDGQVSQMSDEQRVAVGLAIVAQREEEMFFDILKAQIVDWRMAETLLARAERLEDAIRLGGVPGFERAIVQDVRYSTGFRLALRMHYLFGFQGWLARELGQRFANLMSKRSVAQRLIVFAREQITPLLGEEATQRIVALHQRRLDLIENALQALNLQYPAYAQWLQESYLGRVARELERIRYRDMLEQFLISGEVYADLMAQLKSRWAHIDSHPPLDIEMSAAELIKRVPLFEGLSPDSLRAISKLLKPRLALPDQRVLTQGRHGEEMCFVASGAVAVHLPDNTLIELGSGEFFGELALLGEKNITPEVTSLGYSKLLMLSSRDFHALLARDENLRERIQVVAKQRLRAIEVWKQFSQAAQAAPAATPAPASAPSPAQAAEAAEAAGVARELDEPATDAPGTASR is encoded by the coding sequence GGTTTGCTTTATGCCGCCGCTGGCTGGCCGGCTCAAGCTGCCCTATTCGGTATTGCTGGCTATTGTCGGGTGTTTGCTTGGCATCATCATCCACGTCCATGGTTGGGCACCCAGCTGGATCGCTGATTTTCTCGATTCACTGGAACGCTTCGAGATTTCGTCTGAAACCTTCCTGATGGTGTTCCTGCCGGTGCTGTTGTTCGAGACCGCGCTGGCCATGAATGTGCGCCGCCTCATGGACGACATCGGCCCCATTCTGATGATGGCGATTGTGGCCGTGGTGGTGTGTACCGTGGTGGTCGGGGTGACGCTGGACGCGATTTCGTCCTACGGCCTGGTGGTCTGCCTGTTGTTGGGCGCCATTGTGGCCACGACGGACCCGGTCGCCGTGGTGGGTATTTTTCGGGAAGTGGGCGCGCCCAAGCGGCTGACAACGCTGGTCGAAGGCGAAAGCCTGTTCAACGACGCCGCGTCCATCGCCTTGTACTCCGTGCTGCTGGCCGTGCTGAGCGGCCATGGCGAACTGACCGTCAGCGGCATTTTCAACGATTTCATCGTGCACTTTATCGGCGGCGGCGTCGCGGGCTTTGCGATGGGGCGGCTGGCCTGCTTCCTGTTCGCCTGGCTGCGCGGCTTTCCCACGGCCGAGATCACGCTGACCTTGACGCTGGCCTACCTGTCCTTCTTCATCTCGGAACACTATCTGAACGTGTCGGGCGTGGTGGCTACCGTGATCGCGGGCCTGGTCGTGGGCTCCACCGGCCGCACACGCATGTCGCCCACCACCTTTGAATACTTGTCCAGCGCCTGGGGACAATTCGGCTTCTGGGCCAATTCCCTGATTTTCCTGTTCGCGGCAATGCTGATCCCCAAGCTGATGGCGGCCGCGGATTGGCAGGAACTGCTGTTGGTGGCCGTGGTGTTCGTCGCGACCCTGGTGGCGCGCGCGATCGTCGTCTTCGGCCTGTTGCCCCTGCTGGGGCTGACGCGCCTGGGCACCAAGGTCAGCAACCCGTACAAGGTGGTGATGCTGTGGGGCGGACTGCGCGGCGCCGTGTCGCTGGCGTTGGCGCTGGCGGTGACCGAGCAGACCGGCGTGCCGGAAGAGGCGCGCCAGTTCATCGCGGTGGCAACCACCAGCTATGTGCTGCTGACGCTGTTCATCAATGGCATCAGCCTGCGGCCCTTGATCCGCATGCTGGGCCTGAACCAACTGTCGTCGGTGGAGCGCACCATCCGCAACCAGGCGCTGGCTGTGGCGTTGGAAGACCTGCAGGACAAAACCGATGAAGTGGCCAAGACCGAGCACATCGGCAACGAAGTGCGCGACCGCATCCGCGCCGTGTTCGACGCCAGCCTGACCAGCGTGCACGACGGCCAGGTCAGCCAGATGAGTGACGAGCAGCGCGTAGCCGTGGGCCTGGCCATCGTGGCGCAGCGCGAAGAGGAAATGTTTTTCGACATCCTGAAGGCGCAGATCGTGGACTGGCGCATGGCCGAGACGCTGCTGGCGCGCGCCGAGCGGCTGGAAGACGCCATCCGTCTGGGCGGCGTGCCTGGTTTTGAGCGCGCCATTGTGCAGGACGTGCGCTATTCCACCGGCTTCCGGCTGGCGCTGCGCATGCATTACCTGTTTGGTTTCCAGGGCTGGCTGGCGCGAGAGCTGGGCCAGCGCTTCGCCAATCTGATGAGCAAGCGCTCCGTAGCGCAACGGCTGATTGTGTTCGCGCGGGAACAGATCACGCCTTTGCTGGGCGAAGAGGCGACCCAGCGCATTGTGGCCTTGCACCAGCGCCGGCTCGACCTGATCGAAAACGCCCTGCAGGCGCTGAACCTGCAATACCCAGCTTATGCACAATGGCTGCAGGAAAGCTATCTGGGCCGCGTTGCGCGTGAACTCGAGCGTATTCGCTACCGCGACATGCTTGAGCAGTTTTTGATCAGTGGGGAGGTTTACGCTGACCTGATGGCGCAGTTGAAAAGCCGCTGGGCGCATATCGACTCGCATCCGCCGCTGGATATCGAGATGAGCGCGGCCGAGCTGATCAAGCGCGTGCCGTTGTTCGAGGGGCTGTCGCCGGATTCGCTGCGTGCCATCAGCAAGCTGCTCAAGCCGCGTCTGGCGCTGCCCGACCAGCGCGTGCTGACGCAAGGCCGGCATGGCGAGGAAATGTGCTTCGTGGCGTCGGGCGCCGTGGCGGTGCATCTGCCCGACAACACCCTGATCGAGCTGGGCAGCGGCGAATTCTTTGGCGAACTTGCCCTGCTGGGCGAAAAGAACATTACGCCGGAGGTCACGTCGTTGGGCTATAGCAAGCTGTTGATGCTGTCGTCGCGCGACTTTCATGCCTTGCTGGCCCGTGACGAGAATCTGCGCGAACGTATCCAGGTCGTGGCCAAGCAGCGCTTGCGCGCGATCGAAGTGTGGAAGCAGTTTTCTCAGGCGGCGCAGGCGGCGCCCGCCGCAACGCCCGCCCCCGCCTCGGCCCCAAGCCCGGCGCAGGCGGCGGAAGCGGCCGAAGCCGCGGGCGTGGCGCGTGAACTGGATGAGCCGGCGACCGATGCGCCGGGAACAGCGTCCCGCTGA
- a CDS encoding NUDIX hydrolase, with protein sequence MPKQLPDLYADLCARAQEAAPEGAHALYIAGRRCGWATHAACDALRDAPGIVCDDAALHIGAHLSPGAALNAVLENTAQLLRQANCLRGWRDELLDVMDGDDALGVIERAAVRPLGLLTHAVHLNAWTPDGRMWVARRALSKSTDPGMWDTLVGGLAGSGEDLEQALVRECGEEAGLDAPDLVNRTPLRTILRIHRRLPEGYQVEDVLTSTCVLAPGVRPANRDGEVMEIATVDVPTVLRQIADGEFTLEAALVIVEDIMQRQAAGQI encoded by the coding sequence ATGCCCAAGCAGTTGCCCGATTTGTATGCCGACCTGTGCGCCCGCGCGCAGGAAGCCGCCCCCGAAGGCGCGCACGCTTTATATATAGCGGGCCGCCGCTGCGGCTGGGCCACGCATGCCGCCTGCGACGCACTGCGCGATGCGCCCGGCATCGTCTGCGACGACGCCGCGCTGCACATCGGCGCGCACCTTAGCCCCGGCGCCGCACTGAACGCCGTGCTGGAAAATACCGCGCAACTGTTGCGCCAAGCCAACTGCCTGCGCGGCTGGCGCGACGAGCTGCTGGACGTGATGGACGGCGACGACGCGTTGGGCGTCATCGAGCGCGCGGCGGTTCGCCCCCTGGGCCTGCTGACCCACGCGGTGCACCTGAACGCCTGGACCCCGGACGGTCGCATGTGGGTGGCGCGGCGCGCGCTCAGCAAGTCGACGGATCCCGGTATGTGGGACACGCTGGTGGGCGGCCTGGCCGGCAGTGGCGAAGACCTTGAGCAGGCGCTGGTGCGAGAATGCGGCGAAGAAGCGGGCCTGGACGCACCTGACCTGGTCAACCGCACGCCGTTGCGCACCATCCTGCGCATACATCGCCGGCTGCCCGAGGGCTATCAGGTGGAAGACGTGCTGACCAGCACCTGCGTGTTGGCGCCCGGCGTGCGGCCCGCCAACCGCGACGGTGAAGTCATGGAGATCGCCACCGTCGACGTGCCCACCGTGCTGCGGCAGATCGCCGACGGCGAGTTCACGCTGGAGGCGGCGCTGGTGATCGTCGAAGACATCATGCAACGCCAGGCCGCCGGCCAGATCTGA
- the coxB gene encoding cytochrome c oxidase subunit II: protein MKKWRGILGACAMLIGSVAGAQVQDMPGGPKVNQLNLHEGVTAISRDIMWLHWLLLTICIVIFIGVFGVMFYSIWAHRKSRGHKAATFHEHLGVEVAWTVIPFIIVIAMALPATKTVVAMKDTSSADLTIKVTGYQWKWGYEYLDGSAAGVKFLSTLATPRAQIENREPKGQFYLMEVDNHMVVPVDKKVRVVLTAADVIHSWMIPDFGVKQDAIPGFLRDAWFRADTPGIYRGQCAELCGKDHAFMPIVVEVLAQADYDKWVEDQKKKMAANADDPNKEWTEAELVARGEKVFAANCVACHQANGKGIPGSFPPLDGDKVVLGPQAAQINTVLKGKPGTAMAAFGGQLNDVEIAAVISYTRHAWSNAGKGQDPTVLPKDVAAAR from the coding sequence ATGAAGAAGTGGAGAGGGATACTGGGGGCTTGTGCGATGCTGATTGGCAGCGTGGCCGGTGCTCAGGTGCAAGACATGCCCGGCGGCCCGAAGGTCAATCAGCTCAACCTGCATGAAGGTGTGACCGCGATTTCGCGCGACATCATGTGGCTGCACTGGCTGTTGCTCACGATCTGTATCGTGATCTTCATCGGTGTGTTCGGGGTGATGTTCTATTCCATCTGGGCGCACCGCAAATCTCGCGGGCACAAGGCCGCGACGTTCCATGAACATCTGGGCGTGGAAGTCGCCTGGACGGTCATCCCTTTCATCATCGTCATCGCCATGGCCTTGCCGGCCACCAAGACGGTGGTGGCCATGAAGGACACCTCAAGCGCCGACCTCACCATCAAGGTCACCGGCTATCAATGGAAGTGGGGCTACGAATACCTCGACGGCTCCGCCGCCGGCGTCAAGTTCCTGTCCACGCTGGCCACGCCTCGCGCACAGATCGAGAACCGCGAGCCCAAGGGCCAGTTCTATCTGATGGAAGTGGACAACCACATGGTTGTGCCGGTGGATAAAAAGGTCCGCGTCGTGCTGACCGCGGCCGACGTCATCCACTCCTGGATGATTCCCGACTTCGGCGTCAAGCAGGATGCCATCCCTGGTTTCCTGCGCGACGCCTGGTTCCGTGCCGACACCCCGGGTATCTACCGTGGCCAGTGCGCGGAACTCTGTGGCAAAGACCACGCCTTCATGCCCATCGTTGTCGAAGTCCTGGCGCAAGCCGACTACGATAAGTGGGTTGAAGACCAAAAGAAGAAGATGGCGGCAAACGCCGACGATCCCAATAAAGAGTGGACGGAAGCCGAACTGGTTGCCCGTGGCGAAAAAGTCTTCGCCGCCAATTGCGTAGCCTGTCACCAGGCCAACGGCAAGGGCATTCCGGGCAGCTTCCCACCGCTTGACGGAGACAAGGTTGTTCTGGGTCCCCAAGCGGCCCAGATCAACACCGTGCTCAAGGGCAAGCCCGGCACCGCCATGGCGGCATTTGGCGGGCAGCTCAATGATGTCGAGATCGCAGCGGTCATCAGCTATACACGCCATGCCTGGAGCAATGCAGGCAAGGGGCAGGACCCGACGGTTCTACCGAAGGACGTTGCGGCTGCGCGCTGA
- the ctaD gene encoding cytochrome c oxidase subunit I: MSSVTVDHVSPGHGHGHDDHHHAIPSGWRRWLFATNHKDIGTMYLIFSFAMLLEGGTLALLLRTELFEPGLQFFRPELFNQFTTMHGIIMVFGAIMPAFVGFANWMIPMQIGASDMAFARMNNFSFWLLPVAAIMLTASFFVPGGATAAGWTLYAPLSLQMGPGMDLGIFAMHLMGASSIMGAINIIVTILNMRAPGLTLMKMPLFCWTWLITAFLLLAVMPVLAAAITMVLTDRHFGTGFFNAAAGGDPVLYQHVFWFFGHPEVYIMILPAFGIVSAIVPAFARKKLFGYASMVYATASIAVLSFIVWAHHMFTTGMPVTGQLYFMYATMLISIPTGVKVFNWVATMWRGSMTFETPMLFSIGFIFVFTMGGFTGLILSVAPIDIQVHDTYYVVAHFHYVLVAGSLFALFAGAYYWVPKWTGRMYSEKLGKLHFWSTLISFNVTFFPMHFLGLAGMPRRYADYAAQFTTFHQMATIGAFWFGLSQLIFLWAIVRCYMGKGEPAAAKPWEGAEGLEWTVPSPAPFHTFETPPEVK; this comes from the coding sequence ATGAGCAGCGTCACTGTAGACCACGTGTCGCCGGGCCACGGCCACGGTCACGATGACCACCACCACGCCATCCCCTCCGGTTGGCGCCGCTGGCTTTTCGCCACGAACCATAAAGACATCGGGACGATGTATCTCATCTTCTCGTTTGCCATGTTGCTGGAAGGCGGCACGCTTGCCTTGCTGCTGCGTACTGAATTGTTCGAGCCGGGCCTGCAATTCTTCCGCCCCGAACTGTTCAACCAGTTCACCACCATGCACGGCATCATCATGGTGTTCGGCGCCATCATGCCGGCCTTTGTGGGCTTTGCGAACTGGATGATCCCGATGCAGATCGGCGCATCCGACATGGCGTTCGCGCGCATGAACAACTTCAGCTTCTGGCTGCTGCCGGTGGCCGCCATCATGCTGACGGCATCGTTCTTCGTGCCGGGCGGCGCCACCGCCGCGGGCTGGACGCTGTATGCGCCGCTGTCCTTGCAGATGGGTCCGGGCATGGACCTGGGCATTTTCGCGATGCACTTGATGGGCGCGTCCTCGATCATGGGCGCGATCAACATCATCGTGACCATTCTGAACATGCGCGCGCCCGGCCTCACGCTGATGAAGATGCCGCTGTTCTGCTGGACCTGGCTGATCACCGCCTTCCTGCTGCTGGCCGTGATGCCGGTGCTGGCCGCCGCCATCACCATGGTGCTGACCGACCGCCACTTCGGCACGGGCTTCTTCAACGCCGCCGCCGGCGGTGACCCGGTGCTGTACCAGCACGTGTTCTGGTTCTTCGGGCACCCCGAGGTCTACATCATGATCTTGCCGGCGTTCGGTATCGTGTCGGCCATCGTGCCCGCGTTTGCCCGCAAGAAACTGTTCGGCTACGCCTCGATGGTGTACGCCACCGCGTCGATTGCCGTGCTGTCGTTCATCGTGTGGGCGCACCACATGTTCACGACGGGCATGCCGGTAACCGGCCAGCTCTACTTCATGTACGCCACCATGCTCATCTCCATCCCGACCGGGGTGAAGGTGTTCAACTGGGTTGCCACCATGTGGCGCGGCTCGATGACGTTCGAAACGCCGATGCTGTTCTCGATCGGCTTCATCTTCGTGTTCACCATGGGCGGCTTCACCGGCCTGATCCTGTCGGTGGCGCCCATCGACATCCAGGTGCACGATACCTATTACGTGGTGGCGCACTTCCACTACGTGCTGGTGGCGGGTTCCCTGTTCGCGCTGTTCGCGGGCGCCTACTACTGGGTGCCGAAGTGGACGGGCCGCATGTACAGCGAAAAGCTGGGCAAGCTGCACTTCTGGTCCACGCTGATTTCGTTCAACGTCACCTTCTTCCCGATGCACTTCCTGGGGCTGGCCGGCATGCCGCGCCGCTACGCCGACTACGCCGCGCAGTTCACGACGTTCCACCAGATGGCCACCATTGGCGCGTTCTGGTTCGGCTTGTCGCAGCTGATCTTCCTGTGGGCGATCGTGCGCTGCTACATGGGCAAGGGCGAACCGGCGGCCGCCAAGCCGTGGGAAGGCGCCGAAGGGCTGGAATGGACGGTGCCTTCGCCCGCGCCGTTCCACACCTTCGAAACCCCGCCCGAAGTCAAATAA
- a CDS encoding cytochrome oxidase small assembly protein — protein sequence MTPEQRRRNKIAGWVLVAFVIAVFGWTVFRGSALLTGNAVS from the coding sequence ATGACACCCGAGCAGCGCCGCCGTAACAAGATTGCAGGATGGGTCCTCGTGGCCTTTGTCATTGCCGTGTTCGGCTGGACCGTGTTTCGCGGTTCAGCCCTGCTGACCGGCAACGCGGTCAGCTAG
- a CDS encoding DUF2970 domain-containing protein: protein MSDDLHETSRRKLSFLQTMKAVAWGFFGVRKGSGHQEDIAKLNPVHVIVAGLLAAAIFVTVLVLIVRWAVSSLT, encoded by the coding sequence ATGAGCGACGATCTGCACGAAACCTCCCGGCGCAAGCTGAGTTTCCTTCAGACCATGAAGGCGGTGGCTTGGGGGTTCTTCGGTGTGCGCAAGGGGTCTGGCCACCAGGAAGACATCGCCAAGCTGAACCCGGTGCACGTGATTGTGGCGGGGCTGCTGGCGGCGGCAATCTTCGTAACTGTGCTGGTTTTAATTGTGCGTTGGGCCGTTTCCAGCCTGACTTGA
- a CDS encoding cytochrome c oxidase subunit 3, whose protein sequence is MSASHSVQGKEAPYYFVPADSGHPVRTAVALLFMGLGAAAWINGVDWAKWSVLAGFIGLIVVLYYWFGDAIQESEAGLNSKRIDGSYRWGMSWFIFSEVMFFAAFFGALWYTRTITTPWLGDIDHRLMLWPDFKAAWPNFGPAGVVEEFQTVGPFWLPTINTALLLSSGVTLTIAHHALRENHRGKTMFWLAATVILGFIFVACQAAEYHHAYTELNLKFNSGAYGSLFYMLTGFHGFHVILGATMLTVILIRLMRGHFTADHHFGFEGAAWYWHFVDVVWLGLYLFVYWF, encoded by the coding sequence ATGAGTGCAAGCCACTCGGTTCAAGGTAAAGAGGCACCGTACTACTTTGTGCCCGCCGACTCGGGTCATCCCGTACGCACGGCGGTGGCGCTGCTGTTCATGGGGCTGGGCGCCGCGGCCTGGATCAACGGGGTCGACTGGGCCAAGTGGTCTGTCCTGGCGGGGTTCATCGGCTTGATCGTGGTGCTGTATTACTGGTTTGGCGACGCCATCCAGGAATCCGAAGCCGGCCTGAACAGCAAGCGCATCGACGGGTCTTACCGTTGGGGCATGAGCTGGTTCATTTTCTCGGAAGTGATGTTCTTCGCGGCTTTCTTTGGCGCGCTTTGGTACACGCGCACCATCACCACGCCGTGGCTGGGCGACATCGATCACCGCCTGATGCTATGGCCCGATTTCAAGGCCGCGTGGCCCAACTTCGGACCGGCCGGCGTGGTCGAGGAATTCCAGACGGTCGGCCCGTTCTGGCTGCCCACGATCAACACCGCGCTGCTGCTTTCCTCGGGCGTCACGCTGACCATCGCCCACCATGCGCTGCGCGAAAACCATCGCGGCAAGACGATGTTCTGGTTGGCCGCCACGGTCATCCTGGGTTTCATCTTCGTGGCCTGTCAGGCCGCGGAATACCACCACGCCTATACCGAACTGAACCTGAAGTTCAACTCGGGCGCGTACGGTTCGCTGTTCTACATGCTGACCGGGTTTCACGGGTTCCACGTGATCCTGGGCGCCACGATGCTGACGGTGATCCTGATACGCCTGATGCGGGGCCACTTTACCGCCGACCATCACTTTGGATTTGAAGGCGCGGCCTGGTATTGGCACTTTGTGGACGTGGTGTGGCTGGGGCTGTATTTGTTTGTGTATTGGTTCTGA
- a CDS encoding twin transmembrane helix small protein — MRVFVVLAFIGILASLASALVYLMRDKGSTNRTVNALTVRIGLSVALFLFVLFAHHMGWIESTGLR; from the coding sequence ATGCGCGTTTTCGTCGTACTGGCCTTCATCGGAATTCTGGCCAGTCTGGCATCCGCCCTGGTCTATCTGATGCGGGACAAAGGATCCACCAACCGCACCGTCAATGCGCTGACGGTACGCATCGGGCTGTCGGTCGCCCTGTTCCTGTTCGTGCTGTTCGCCCATCACATGGGCTGGATCGAAAGCACGGGCCTGCGGTGA